A region from the Arachis ipaensis cultivar K30076 chromosome B01, Araip1.1, whole genome shotgun sequence genome encodes:
- the LOC110265218 gene encoding uncharacterized protein LOC110265218, producing MEMVQDGHVGIGEQVATFLIILSPHTKNCSVQVRFYRSGETISRYFQKVLCSVFRVQSILFAKADPVPEDCVDPRWKWFKGCLGALDGTYIDVTVPKSDKSRYRTRKSRISTNVLGVCNRNMNFVYVLSSWEGSVSDSRVLRDAITRCNGLKIPIGMSKLIF from the exons ATGGAAATGGTTCAAG ATGGTCATGTTGGCATAGGCGAGCAAGTAGCTACTTTCTTAATCATATTATCTCCCCATACCAAAAATTGCAGCGTACAAGTTAGGTTCTATAGGTCTGGTGAAACTATTAGCAGGTATTTTCAAAAGGTATTGTGTTCGGTTTTCCGTGTCCAAAGTATCTTATTTGCAAAGGCAGACCCTGTACCGGAAGATTGTGTAGATCCCAGATGGAAATGGTTCAAG GGTTGTCTAGGAGCATTAGATGGAACTTACATAGATGTCACAGTCCCGAAGAGTGATAAATCTAGATATCGGACGAGAAAATCTAGAATATCCACCAATGTCTTAGGAGTTTGCAATCGGAACATGAATTTTGTCTATGTCCTTAGCAGTTGGGAAGGATCGGTATCTGATTCAAGGGTACTTAGGGATGCTATTACTCGATGTAATGGCTTGAAAATACCTATTGGTATGTCTAAATTAATCTTTTGA
- the LOC107625243 gene encoding protein FAR1-RELATED SEQUENCE 9, whose protein sequence is MSSIRQHPLGGGGHQLLDYLKRMQAENPAFFYAVQNDNDHSAGNIFWADATSRVNYSNFGDAIILDTTYKTNRYRMPFASFTGFNHHGLPVLFGCALILNEAESSYIWLFRTFLQAMSGHYPVSITTDFDPLIQVAVAQVLPPTRHRVSTGSIFRETRERLAHLWPSNPDFETDFRKCVNESETIDEFESYWPSLLEKYCVMDNEWLQSMYNARHHWVPVYLQDTFFGEISIMDKNECLNAFFDGYVNASTTIQLLVRQYEKAVLAWHERELKADYDTINTNPLLKTPSPMEKQAASLYTRKIFLKFQDEFIETMANPATKIEDSGTITTYRVAKFGEKTKSQIVTFNSFEMKASCSCLMFEYSGTICRHILSVFRAKNVLRLPSQYVLKRWTRNAKAGGFSDEHASEFPSSSGDSVTVRYNNLRQEAIRYVEEGAKSIQIYHVAMKALNEAVKKVAAVKSQSIGTAGGDTVSNGERDELIAADEDVHSYQSAEEKQKKIRELTAELETTNQRCEVYRANLLAVLRDMEEQKMNLSVKVQNARLSLKE, encoded by the exons ATGAGTAGCATTAGACAGCATCCCCTTGGGGGCGGGGGACATCAATTATTGGACTATCTGAAGCGCATGCAAGCAGAGAATCCAGCCTTCTTTTATGCAGTCCAGAATGATAATGATCACTCGGCTGGTAATATATTTTGGGCCGATGCAACATCTAGAGTGAACTACTCTAATTTTGGAGATGCTATTATATTGGACACCACCTATAAGACTAACCGGTATCGGATGCCATTTGCCTCTTTCACCGGATTTAATCATCATGGCCTACCGGTGTTATTTGGTTGTGCATTGATTTTAAATGAAGCTGAATCTTCATATATATGGCTATTTAGGACTTTTCTCCAAGCCATGTCTGGTCACTATCCTGTCTCCATTACAACAGATTTTGATCCTTTAATACAAGTGGCTGTTGCGCAGGTTCTCCCTCCAACTCGCCATAGGGTGTCTACAGGGAGCATATTCAGAGAGACCCGAGAGAGACTGGCACATCTATGGCCATCCAATCCTGATTTTGAAACAGATTTTCGGAAATGTGTTAATGAGAGTGAGACGATTGATGAGTTTGAGTCTTATTGGCCATCACTGTTGGAAAAATACTGCGTCATGGATAATGAATGGCTTCAATCCATGTATAATGCACGGCATCATTGGGTTCCTGTCTACTTGCAGGATACTTTCTTTGGGGAGATTTCTATAATGGACAAAAATGAATGTTTGAATGCATTCTTTGATGGATATGTGAATGCTTCCACAACCATACAGTTATTGGTTAGACAATATGAGAAAGCTGTATTAGCTTggcatgaaagggaattaaaagcaGATTATGACACCATTAACACTAACCCACTTTTAAAAACACCATCTCCTATGGAAAAACAAGCTGCAAGTCTTTATACAAGAAAGATATTCTTGAAATTTCAGGATGAGTTTATAGAGACTATGGCTAATCCTGCTACAAAAATTGAAGATTCAGGAACTATCACTACTTACCGAGTTGCTAAATTTGGAGAGAAGACTAAATCTCAAATCGTTACTTTTAACTCTTTTGAGATGAAAGCTAGTTGCAGCTGTCTGATGTTTGAATATTCAGGAACTATTTGTAGGCATATATTATCAGTTTTCAGGGCCAAGAATGTTCTGAGACTTCCATCTCAGTATGTTTTGAAACGATGGACAAGGAACGCAAAAGCTGGTGGCTTTTCAGATGAACATGCTTCTGAGTTCCCAAGCAGTTCTGGTGACAGTGTAACAGTTCGTTACAACAACCTGCGACAAGAAGCAATCAGATATGTAGAAGAAGGTGCAAAATCCATCCAAATCTATCATGTTGCAATGAAAGCTTTGAATGAAGCTGTTAAGAAGGTTGCTGCTGTAAAAAGTCAAAGTATAGGAACTGCAGGGGGAGATACAGTCTCTAATGGAGAAAGGGATGAATTAATCGCAGCAGATGAAGATGTACATAGCTATCAATCTGCG GAGGAGAAGCAAAAGAAGATCCGAGAGTTGACTGCCGAGTTAGAGACCACAAATCAACGATGCGAAGTTTATAGGGCAAACCTGCTGGCTGTGCTAAGGGATATGGAAGAACAAAAGATGAACCTATCTGTTAAGGTCCAAAATGCAAGACTTAGTTTGAAAGAGTGA